One Streptomyces sp. NBC_01237 genomic region harbors:
- a CDS encoding DUF397 domain-containing protein, translated as MSDRLAQPALRWRRSSRSTGMNNCVETAPLDGEHLAVRDSKDVDRPALRFSAPAWTSFVTGLGDRPVS; from the coding sequence ATGTCCGACCGCCTTGCACAGCCCGCGTTACGGTGGCGCCGCAGCAGCCGCAGCACCGGAATGAACAACTGCGTGGAGACCGCGCCGCTCGACGGTGAGCACCTGGCCGTGCGGGACTCCAAGGACGTGGACCGGCCGGCGCTGCGCTTCTCCGCGCCGGCCTGGACGTCGTTCGTGACAGGACTGGGCGACCGCCCGGTCAGCTGA
- a CDS encoding 8-amino-7-oxononanoate synthase — translation MSFAPFDWINDEARRRAAAGLVRTLRPRPAEPDVLDLASNDYLGLTRHPEVTAAAAGAAHRWGAGATGSRLVTGSTALHAELERELADFCGFEAALVLSSGYAANLAALTALSARGSLIVSDAGNHASIVDGCRLSRAETAIVPHADPEAVRKALHTHGGRALAVTDSVFSVDGDAAPLSALADACRAEGAALVVDDAHGLGVLGDGGRGALAAAGLAGGEDIVATMTLSKSLGSQGGAVLGPARVIDHLVNTARTFIFDTGLAPASAGGALGALGLLGREPERADRARAVAAALYERLTDAGLTAVRPDAAVVSVRAPSADAAVRWAADCRAAGVLVGCFRPPSVPDGISRLRLTARADLTQEQIMTAVDTVVRTAPRAEAVPVRVS, via the coding sequence ATGTCCTTCGCCCCGTTCGACTGGATCAACGACGAGGCCCGCCGCCGAGCCGCCGCCGGACTCGTCCGCACGCTCCGCCCGCGGCCCGCCGAACCGGACGTCCTCGACCTCGCGAGCAATGACTATCTCGGCCTCACCCGGCACCCCGAGGTCACCGCCGCCGCCGCCGGAGCGGCGCACCGCTGGGGCGCGGGTGCCACCGGATCGCGGCTGGTCACCGGATCCACCGCGCTGCATGCCGAACTCGAACGCGAACTGGCCGATTTCTGCGGCTTCGAAGCGGCTCTGGTGCTCTCCTCCGGATACGCGGCCAACCTCGCGGCTCTCACCGCGCTGTCCGCCCGTGGCTCGCTGATCGTCTCCGACGCGGGCAACCACGCCTCGATCGTGGACGGTTGTCGCCTCTCCCGGGCGGAGACCGCCATCGTTCCGCACGCGGACCCCGAGGCGGTGCGCAAGGCGCTGCACACGCACGGCGGACGGGCGCTCGCCGTGACCGACTCCGTCTTCTCGGTCGACGGCGACGCCGCCCCGCTGTCCGCGCTCGCCGACGCCTGCCGGGCCGAGGGTGCCGCACTGGTCGTCGACGACGCGCACGGTCTGGGTGTGCTCGGGGACGGCGGACGCGGTGCGCTCGCCGCCGCCGGGCTCGCGGGCGGCGAGGACATCGTCGCCACGATGACCCTCTCCAAGTCGCTGGGCAGCCAGGGCGGAGCGGTGCTCGGTCCGGCCCGGGTCATCGACCACCTGGTCAACACGGCGCGTACCTTCATCTTCGACACCGGACTCGCTCCGGCGTCGGCGGGCGGCGCCCTCGGCGCGCTGGGACTGCTGGGCCGGGAACCGGAACGCGCGGACCGGGCCCGAGCGGTCGCCGCCGCCCTGTACGAACGGCTGACCGACGCGGGGCTGACCGCCGTGCGACCCGACGCCGCGGTGGTCTCCGTGCGCGCGCCCTCCGCGGACGCGGCGGTGCGCTGGGCGGCCGACTGCCGCGCTGCCGGGGTGCTGGTGGGATGCTTCCGCCCGCCGTCGGTGCCGGACGGCATCTCCCGTCTTCGGCTGACCGCGCGGGCCGACCTCACCCAGGAGCAGATCATGACCGCGGTGGACACGGTCGTACGCACCGCGCCCCGGGCGGAGGCCGTCCCGGTCCGGGTCAGCTGA
- the bioB gene encoding biotin synthase BioB, producing MDLLNTLVDKGLRRELPTREEALAVLATSDDELLDVVAAAGKVRRQWFGRRVKLNYLVNLKSGLCPEDCSYCSQRLGSKAEILKYTWLKPDEASKAAAAGVAGGAKRVCLVASGRGPTDRDVDRVSQTIEAIKEQNEGVEVCACLGLLSDGQADRLRSAGADAYNHNLNTSEGTYGDITTTHTYADRVETVQQAQAAGLSACSGLIAGMGESDADLVDVVFSLRELDPDSVPVNFLIPFEGTPLAKEWNLTPQRCLRILAMVRFVCPDVEVRLAGGREVHLRSMQPLALNLVNSIFLGDYLTSEGQAGQTDLDMIADAGFEVEGAGTTTLPEHRVPSGGGCGSHEGGCAPCGDTAAEGEEPVSAEVPAARTDLVAVRRRGAGTDLAPNA from the coding sequence ATGGACCTGCTGAACACGCTGGTGGACAAGGGGCTGCGGCGCGAACTGCCGACCCGCGAAGAAGCGCTCGCCGTGCTGGCGACCTCCGATGACGAACTGCTCGATGTGGTGGCCGCCGCAGGGAAGGTGCGCCGCCAGTGGTTCGGGCGGCGCGTGAAGCTCAACTATCTGGTCAACCTCAAGTCCGGGCTCTGCCCCGAGGACTGCTCCTACTGCTCGCAGCGGCTGGGGTCGAAGGCGGAGATCCTCAAGTACACGTGGCTCAAGCCCGATGAGGCGTCCAAGGCCGCGGCCGCCGGGGTGGCCGGCGGGGCGAAGCGGGTCTGTCTGGTGGCGAGCGGACGCGGGCCGACGGACCGCGACGTCGACCGGGTGTCGCAGACGATCGAAGCGATCAAGGAGCAGAACGAGGGCGTCGAGGTCTGCGCCTGTCTCGGTCTGCTCTCCGACGGGCAGGCCGACCGGCTGCGGTCGGCGGGCGCGGACGCGTACAACCACAACCTCAATACGTCCGAGGGAACGTACGGGGACATCACGACCACGCACACCTACGCGGACCGGGTGGAGACCGTCCAGCAGGCGCAGGCCGCGGGGCTCTCGGCCTGTTCCGGGCTGATCGCCGGTATGGGTGAGAGCGATGCGGACCTGGTGGACGTGGTCTTCTCGCTGCGGGAGCTGGACCCGGACTCCGTTCCGGTGAACTTCCTGATCCCGTTCGAGGGAACCCCGCTCGCCAAGGAGTGGAACCTCACCCCACAGCGCTGCCTGCGCATTCTGGCCATGGTCCGCTTCGTCTGCCCCGACGTCGAGGTCCGCCTCGCGGGCGGGCGCGAGGTGCATCTGCGCTCGATGCAGCCGCTCGCCCTGAACCTGGTGAACTCGATCTTCCTGGGCGACTATCTGACCAGCGAGGGCCAGGCCGGCCAGACGGACCTGGACATGATCGCCGATGCCGGTTTCGAGGTGGAGGGCGCGGGAACGACGACGCTGCCCGAGCACCGGGTGCCGTCCGGTGGCGGCTGCGGTTCGCACGAGGGCGGCTGCGCACCCTGCGGTGACACGGCCGCGGAGGGCGAGGAGCCCGTCTCCGCCGAGGTCCCGGCGGCGCGCACGGATCTGGTGGCGGTCCGCCGCCGGGGCGCCGGTACGGATCTCGCGCCCAATGCCTGA
- a CDS encoding adenosylmethionine--8-amino-7-oxononanoate transaminase: MPETCAPESSVAPSLPRTPALAPAELRALDRAHVWHPYGPMPGRQEPLVVESASGVRLRLAEPAYGQSELVDGMSSWWSAVHGYNHPVLNDAARGQLDRMSHVMFGGLTHEPAVRLATRLVEITPEPLRHVFLADSGSVSVEVAVKMCLQYWRSAGRPAKHRLLTWRGGYHGDTWQPMSVCDPEGGMHELWSGALPRQVFADAPPDGFDVEPDPGYIRRLRELIAFHADELAAVIVEPVVQGAGGMRFHSPAYLRVLREACDENDVLLVFDEIASGFGRTGKLFAAEHAGISPDVMCVGKALTGGYLTMAATLCSSRVAEGISRGEVPVLAHGPTFMGNPLAAAVACASVDLLVGQDWEREVERIGAGLRHGLAAAAGLPGVVDVRVLGAIGVVQLDHEVDMEAATRAAVRTGVWLRPFRDLVYTMPPYVTGDDDVALICRAVCAAAEEG, encoded by the coding sequence ATGCCTGAGACCTGCGCCCCCGAGTCGTCCGTAGCTCCCTCGCTCCCGCGCACGCCCGCGCTCGCCCCCGCCGAACTGCGCGCCCTGGACCGGGCGCACGTCTGGCACCCGTACGGCCCGATGCCGGGCCGGCAGGAACCGCTGGTCGTGGAGTCCGCGTCCGGGGTGCGACTCCGGCTCGCCGAACCGGCTTACGGGCAGAGCGAGTTGGTGGACGGCATGTCGTCCTGGTGGTCGGCGGTGCACGGCTACAACCACCCGGTACTCAACGACGCGGCGCGCGGTCAGCTGGACCGGATGAGCCATGTGATGTTCGGCGGGCTCACCCATGAGCCCGCCGTGCGCCTGGCGACACGGCTGGTGGAGATCACCCCGGAGCCGCTGCGCCACGTCTTTCTCGCCGATTCGGGCTCCGTCTCCGTCGAGGTCGCGGTGAAGATGTGCCTCCAGTACTGGCGTTCGGCGGGTCGGCCGGCCAAGCACCGGCTGCTGACCTGGCGCGGCGGCTACCACGGGGACACCTGGCAGCCGATGTCCGTGTGCGATCCCGAGGGCGGGATGCACGAACTGTGGTCGGGGGCGCTCCCCCGGCAGGTGTTCGCCGACGCGCCACCGGACGGTTTCGACGTGGAGCCGGACCCCGGCTACATACGCCGTCTGCGGGAACTGATCGCGTTCCACGCGGACGAACTCGCCGCGGTCATCGTGGAGCCCGTGGTGCAGGGTGCGGGCGGGATGCGGTTCCACTCGCCCGCGTATCTGCGGGTTCTGCGCGAGGCGTGCGACGAGAACGACGTCCTGCTGGTGTTCGACGAGATCGCGAGCGGCTTCGGCCGCACCGGAAAGCTGTTCGCCGCCGAGCACGCCGGGATCTCCCCCGATGTCATGTGTGTCGGCAAGGCCCTGACCGGCGGCTATCTGACCATGGCGGCGACGCTGTGCAGCTCCCGGGTGGCGGAGGGCATCTCCCGCGGCGAGGTTCCGGTGCTGGCCCACGGCCCGACGTTCATGGGCAATCCGCTGGCCGCCGCGGTGGCGTGCGCCTCCGTGGATCTGCTGGTCGGCCAGGACTGGGAGCGGGAGGTCGAGCGGATCGGCGCCGGGCTGCGGCACGGACTGGCCGCCGCGGCCGGTCTGCCCGGTGTCGTCGATGTACGGGTGCTGGGCGCCATCGGTGTCGTACAGCTCGATCACGAGGTGGACATGGAGGCCGCGACCCGGGCGGCCGTACGCACGGGTGTCTGGCTCCGGCCGTTCCGCGATCTCGTGTACACGATGCCGCCGTATGTGACCGGTGATGACGATGTGGCGCTGATCTGCCGGGCCGTGTGCGCGGCGGCCGAGGAGGGCTGA
- the bioD gene encoding dethiobiotin synthase — protein sequence MTILVVSGTGTEIGKTVVTAAVAAAARGCRVAVLKPAQTGLRPGEPGDASEVVRLAGGHVTAVELARFPEPLAPATAARRAGLAPVRPYEVAEAAEKLATEHDLVLVEGAGGLLVRFDDEGATLADAARLLAAPVLVVAQAGLGTLNVTALTAEALRARGLTCLGVVVGSMPAEPDLAARCNVDDLPVAAGAPLLGAVPAGAGALAPADFRARAASWLAPELGGVRTWTTGG from the coding sequence ATGACGATTCTGGTGGTGTCCGGTACGGGTACCGAGATCGGCAAGACGGTGGTGACCGCCGCCGTGGCCGCGGCCGCCCGGGGCTGCCGGGTCGCGGTGCTCAAGCCCGCCCAGACCGGTCTCCGGCCCGGGGAGCCGGGGGACGCCTCCGAGGTGGTGCGTCTGGCGGGCGGTCATGTCACAGCGGTCGAACTGGCGCGCTTCCCCGAGCCGTTGGCCCCGGCGACCGCGGCGCGACGGGCCGGTCTCGCACCGGTGCGCCCGTACGAGGTCGCCGAGGCGGCCGAGAAGCTGGCCACCGAGCACGATCTGGTGCTGGTGGAGGGGGCGGGCGGGCTGCTCGTGCGGTTCGACGACGAGGGCGCCACACTCGCGGACGCGGCCCGGCTGCTGGCGGCGCCGGTGCTGGTGGTGGCGCAGGCGGGTCTCGGCACGCTCAATGTCACCGCGCTGACCGCGGAGGCCCTGCGGGCCCGGGGCCTGACGTGCCTCGGTGTGGTGGTGGGCAGCATGCCGGCCGAGCCGGATCTGGCCGCACGGTGCAATGTGGACGACCTGCCGGTGGCGGCCGGCGCCCCGCTGCTGGGCGCCGTCCCGGCCGGGGCGGGGGCGCTGGCACCCGCCGACTTCAGGGCGCGGGCGGCCAGTTGGCTGGCCCCGGAGCTCGGCGGGGTCCGTACGTGGACGACGGGGGGCTGA
- a CDS encoding class I SAM-dependent methyltransferase: MHLRSTKIPRDAVHHPVFARFYARMSVSADQRGGIAAYRRELLAGVSGRVIEIGAGNGLNFAHYPGAVSEVVAIEPERTLRQLAVRAALRSEVPVDVVPGAAEALPVKSEAFDVAVASLVLCTVRDLPRALAELKRVLRPGGELRFFEHGLAPGRPLAVAQRAADRTVWPLLFGGCHTARDTLAAIEAAGFEMGTYRRLRIPEKGVQLPTSPCVLGVARRPFTVDGPAAAE; this comes from the coding sequence ATGCATCTGCGCAGCACGAAGATCCCCCGGGACGCCGTGCACCACCCGGTCTTCGCCCGGTTCTATGCCCGGATGAGCGTGAGCGCCGATCAGCGGGGCGGCATCGCCGCGTACCGCCGGGAGCTGCTGGCCGGGGTGTCCGGCCGGGTGATCGAGATCGGCGCGGGCAACGGGCTGAACTTCGCGCACTACCCGGGCGCCGTCTCCGAGGTGGTGGCGATCGAACCGGAGCGCACCCTGAGGCAACTGGCGGTCCGTGCCGCACTGCGGTCCGAGGTGCCGGTGGACGTGGTGCCCGGCGCGGCGGAGGCGCTGCCGGTCAAGAGCGAGGCGTTCGACGTGGCCGTGGCCTCACTGGTCCTGTGCACGGTACGGGATCTGCCCCGGGCGCTCGCCGAGCTCAAGCGCGTCCTGCGGCCCGGTGGTGAACTGCGCTTCTTCGAACACGGGCTGGCGCCGGGCCGGCCCCTGGCGGTCGCACAGCGTGCCGCGGACCGGACCGTCTGGCCGTTGCTCTTCGGGGGCTGTCACACGGCGCGCGACACCCTCGCCGCGATCGAGGCCGCGGGCTTCGAGATGGGGACGTACCGCAGGCTGCGGATTCCGGAGAAGGGCGTGCAGCTCCCCACCTCGCCCTGTGTGCTGGGCGTGGCCCGTCGGCCCTTCACGGTGGACGGCCCGGCCGCGGCGGAATGA
- a CDS encoding fic family toxin-antitoxin system, toxin component yields the protein MNLRIDLSWLLMVAEHKTPGDPQVVDWGALVAAVSRHEAEIFGSPVYSDPHSRAAALLQLLLHVPALERSNAMFASAVAYGYLVASGLKVITSPEQVRDLARLVKEGKADVRAIADELRQWSV from the coding sequence TTGAACCTACGGATCGACCTTTCCTGGCTGCTCATGGTCGCCGAGCACAAGACGCCCGGTGATCCGCAGGTCGTCGACTGGGGCGCGCTCGTCGCCGCGGTGAGCCGCCACGAGGCGGAGATCTTCGGCAGCCCCGTCTACAGCGACCCGCATTCCCGTGCCGCGGCCCTGCTGCAACTGCTGCTCCACGTTCCCGCGCTCGAACGCTCCAACGCCATGTTCGCCTCGGCCGTGGCATACGGCTACCTGGTCGCCTCCGGGCTGAAGGTGATCACCTCGCCCGAGCAGGTGAGAGATCTGGCCCGGCTGGTCAAGGAGGGCAAGGCCGACGTCCGGGCCATCGCGGACGAGCTCCGGCAGTGGAGCGTGTGA
- a CDS encoding antitoxin: protein MPKTQLNVRVDEATAEAARQRALQRGMSVNRYIEELVKQDAGEVGHTFVEAAADFMKQYESVFADEFGPEREGTR from the coding sequence GTGCCCAAGACTCAGCTGAACGTTCGAGTGGACGAGGCCACCGCCGAGGCCGCGCGGCAGCGCGCGCTGCAGAGGGGGATGAGCGTGAACCGCTACATAGAAGAGCTCGTCAAACAGGACGCGGGCGAGGTGGGACACACCTTCGTCGAAGCGGCGGCCGACTTCATGAAGCAGTACGAATCGGTGTTCGCCGATGAGTTCGGCCCGGAGCGCGAAGGTACCCGTTGA